The following nucleotide sequence is from Thermoanaerobaculum aquaticum.
CCACGCCACCAAGGTCAACTCTTTTGGCCTGGGCTTGGATCCCTCCCTGGGCACCTGGAACGAGAAATTCGATCGGGACCTGGCCAGCGCGCTCATGAAGTACTACGGACCCAACGGGCTCTGGTGGCAGAAGACACTCTCCGCGGGACAGTGACAAACCTCCTCACCTGAATAGCGGCAGCGTGCAAAGCATCTTCGCCGAGGGCAGGGGGACCTGCCCTCGGTTTTTTGTTTGCTCTGCTTTCCACCGACAAGCGCCCCAGTTCCCGGTCGTTGTTTCCCAAGCCGGGGACCTGTACACTTCCACTTCCATGGAGGGGGAAGGCACGGTCATCGTGGAGCGGTGTGAGACACCTACAGCTGCGGTGGGGCTGTGGGTGCGTTCGGGTTCGGCCCATGAAAGCAAGGAGCTGGCCGGCATCACCCACCTTTTGGAGCACCTGCTTTTACGCCGCTGCGGGGGGCGCACTCCGGAAACCATTGCCGAGCTCATTGACTCACTGGGCGGCGACGTGAACGCCTACACCACCCGGGAAACCTGCGCGGTGGTGGCCCACGTGCCGGCCACCCGGCGGCAGGAAGCGCTGGAGCTGGTGCTGGATGCCATTTTCCACCCCACCTTTACCGAGGAGGACGTGAGGCTGGAGCAAAAGGTGGTGGCGGCGGAGTTCGACCTTTACCGGGATTCCCCGGCCGAAACCGCGGCGGAAAAGGCCCTTTCGGCCTGCTGGGGGGATCACCCCCTGGCGCGACCCATTCTGGGGGACCCGTCGGTGGTGGGCTCCTTGAGCCGCGAGGCGCTTTTTTCCTTTCACCGTGCCCGCTTTGGTCGGAATCGAGCGCTGGTGGTGGCGGTGGGCCCCTGGGAGGAAGCTGAGCTTGAGGAGCTGCTTTCTTCCAAGCCCCAGGCGTTGGATGGAGATTTACCGCTGCCGCCGGCTGTGTGGCAGCCTCGCTTGACCGCCGAGGAGCGGGCCAGCCTGGAGCAGGTGTATGTGCACGTGGTGTTCCCCGGCCTTCCGGAGGATTCCCCAGAGCTGCCGGTTTTGGAGGTGCTGAACCAGGTCCTGGGAGGAGGAGCGGCCAGCCGTTTGTTCCGCACCTTGCGCGACCAGCTGGGCTTGGTTTACGAGGTGGGCAGCTCGCTGTTGGCCGCCCAGGTGGCAGGGGCTCTGGAGGTGAGCTTTTCCGCCCCGGCGGGACGGGGGCAGCAGGCTTGGGATGCCTTGCTTTCGGTGCTGGAGGACGTGGCCAGCGGGCGGCTTTCCGACCGTGAGGTGGAGCTGGCTAAGCAGGCGCTTACGGCTTCCATCGTGCTGGGTGCTTCTTCCCCCGATGCGCTCATGGAGGCGCACGCCGGGGAGTTTTTGAGCCGGGGGCGACGGTTTTCCCAAAAGGAGGTGGAAGCCGAAATCCGCGAGGTCAGCCCCGAGCAGGTGCGGGCGATGGCGGCCCGGGTGCTGGACCTTTCGCTGTTGGCAGGGGCGGTGTGTGGGCCACCCGGACAGGCGGTGGTGCCGCCGGTGCTGGCGCGGAGGGTGGCGTGAGCGTGCAGGTGGAGGTGGCGGTGCTCCCCCACGGCCAGGGCTTGCCCCTGCCCACCTACGCCACCCCCGGGGCTGCGGGGGCCGATGTATGCGCGGCGGTGGAGGGGGAGGTGGTGCTCCCCCCGGGAGGGCGGGTGGCGGTTCCTACGGGCCTGGTGGTGGCGGTACCGGAGGGCTACGAAATGCAGGTGCGACCGCGCTCGGGTCTCGCTTTGCAGCACGGGATCACCGTGGCCAACGCGCCAGGCACCATTGACAGCGACTTCCGCGGCGAGCTCAAGGTGATCCTGGTGAACCTGGGTGACAGGCCCTTTGTGGTGCGGCGGGGTGACCGCATCGCCCAGCTGGTGGTGGCTCCGGTGGTGCGTGCCCAGTTCAGAAAAGCCGAAGGGCTTTCCACGACCGCTCGCGGTGAGGGCGGCTTTGGTTCCACGGGGGTTTGATGCGGGTCCACGTGCTTGCTTCCGGCTCCTCGGGAAACGCCCTGGTGGTGGAAGGCAAGCAAGGGGCGGTGCTTTTTGATTGCGGTTTGGGCCCGCGGGTGCTGGCGGCTCGCCTGCGCGCGGTGGGGGTGGATCCCCAGTCCATTGTGGCCCTGGTGCTTTCCCACGAGCACACCGACCACGTGAAGGGGTTGCCGCACTTTCAGAAGCGCTTTTCGGTGCCGATTTGGGCCACCCCCGGCACCTGGGAGGCCTTGGGAGGGGTGGACTCCTGCGGGGAGCTTTTGACCTTGGGCAAACCGGCAGCGGTAGCTGACCTTTCGGTGCTGCCCCTGCCCGCGTCCCACGACGCGGTGGAGCCGGCGGGGTTTGTGGTGGAGGCTTGCGGCCTGCGCCTGGGGCTTTTAACCGACACCGGGGTGGTCACCGAGCTGCTTTTGGAGCGCCTTTCCGGTTGCCACGCGCTCTTCCTGGAGGCCAACCACGATTTGGATATGCTGCGTTTTGGGCCCTACCCCCCGGTTTTGAAGCAGCGCATTGCCTCCCGCCACGGGCACCTTTCCAACGTGCAAGCCCGGGATGCCCTGGAGAGGTTGGTGCACCCCGCCCTTCGGCAGGTGGTGGCTATGCACCTGTCCCGGGAGAACAACCGCCCGGTTTTGGTGGAGCAGGAGCTGGGGCGGGTGCTGCGGGGGGGGCCGGCAAAGCTCTGTGTGGCCTCCCAAGACGAGCCGCTGACGGTTCACCTGGAGGAGGGAAGGTCATGAAGGTGGAAGTGCGGGTGCAGCTCAAAGC
It contains:
- a CDS encoding M16 family metallopeptidase, whose protein sequence is MEGEGTVIVERCETPTAAVGLWVRSGSAHESKELAGITHLLEHLLLRRCGGRTPETIAELIDSLGGDVNAYTTRETCAVVAHVPATRRQEALELVLDAIFHPTFTEEDVRLEQKVVAAEFDLYRDSPAETAAEKALSACWGDHPLARPILGDPSVVGSLSREALFSFHRARFGRNRALVVAVGPWEEAELEELLSSKPQALDGDLPLPPAVWQPRLTAEERASLEQVYVHVVFPGLPEDSPELPVLEVLNQVLGGGAASRLFRTLRDQLGLVYEVGSSLLAAQVAGALEVSFSAPAGRGQQAWDALLSVLEDVASGRLSDREVELAKQALTASIVLGASSPDALMEAHAGEFLSRGRRFSQKEVEAEIREVSPEQVRAMAARVLDLSLLAGAVCGPPGQAVVPPVLARRVA
- the dut gene encoding dUTP diphosphatase — its product is MSVQVEVAVLPHGQGLPLPTYATPGAAGADVCAAVEGEVVLPPGGRVAVPTGLVVAVPEGYEMQVRPRSGLALQHGITVANAPGTIDSDFRGELKVILVNLGDRPFVVRRGDRIAQLVVAPVVRAQFRKAEGLSTTARGEGGFGSTGV
- a CDS encoding MBL fold metallo-hydrolase, which translates into the protein MRVHVLASGSSGNALVVEGKQGAVLFDCGLGPRVLAARLRAVGVDPQSIVALVLSHEHTDHVKGLPHFQKRFSVPIWATPGTWEALGGVDSCGELLTLGKPAAVADLSVLPLPASHDAVEPAGFVVEACGLRLGLLTDTGVVTELLLERLSGCHALFLEANHDLDMLRFGPYPPVLKQRIASRHGHLSNVQARDALERLVHPALRQVVAMHLSRENNRPVLVEQELGRVLRGGPAKLCVASQDEPLTVHLEEGRS